Proteins found in one Kwoniella bestiolae CBS 10118 chromosome 1, complete sequence genomic segment:
- a CDS encoding argininosuccinate synthase encodes MVASGEKKGKVILAYSGGLDTSCILLWLIEQGYEVVAYMADVGQEEDFEAARAKALKCGAVGFHLADLKREFVEELIYPAVQCNAIYENVYLLGTSLARPVIARGMIEAAVKEGCDYVSHGCTGKGNDQVRFELAFYGLAPNIKVIAPWRLPEFYERFAGRSALLEYAAKNGIPVTQTAAKPWSTDENLFHISYEAGILEDPNQTPPDDMWKLTTSPQKAPETPEQVHIEFSKGLPVKVTFPADKKEVTDAVDIFLTLNALARRHGVGRIDIVENRFIGVKSRGCYESPAATILRVAHMDLEGLTLDRNVRALRDQFITTQLSQILYNGFFFSPEREFVTAAIPASQKTVNGLVRLKLYKGNVIVEGRDADEGLYDAKFSSMDEMGGFEPTATSGFIEISSIRIKAWGRQNVKRGQGGVSPKDVYHRE; translated from the exons ATGGTAGCTTCCGGTGAAAAGAAGGGCAAGGTCATCCTTGCCTACTCTGGTGGTCTTG ACACTTCATGTATCCTCCTCTGGCTCATTGAGCAAGGTTACGAAGTTGTCGCCTACATGGCCGATGTTGGTCAAGAAGAG GACTTCGAAGCTGCTCGAGCTAAGGCTCTCAAGTGCGGTGCTGTTGGCTTCCACCTTGCTGACTTGAAGCGAGAATTCGTTGAGGAGCTCATCTACC CTGCCGTTCAATGTAACGCCATCTACGAGAACGTCTATCTCCTCGGTACCTCCCTCGCTCGACCAGTCATTGCCCGAGGTATGATCGAAGCCGCCGTCAAGGAAGGATGTGACTACGTCTCTCACGGTTGTACCGGTAAGGGTAACGACCAAGTCCGATTCGAACTTGCCTTTTACGGTCTCGCTCCCAACATCAAGGTTATTGCTCCTTGGCGATTACCTG AATTCTACGAGCGATTTGCCGGTCGATCAGCTCTTCTCGAATACGCTGCCAAGAACGGCATCCCAGTTACCCAAACTGCCGCCAAGCCATGGTCTACTG ACGAGaacctcttccacatctccTACGAAGCTGGTATCCTCGAAGACCCCAACCAAACTCCTCCCGATGACATGTGGaaactcaccacctctccTCAAAAAGCTCCTGAAACCCCTGAGCAAGTCCACATTGAATTCTCCAAAGGTCTTCCAGTGAAGGTCACCTTCCCCGCCGACAAGAAGGAAGTCACCGACGCCGTTgacatcttcctcaccctTAACGCCCTTGCCAGACGACACGGTGTAGGACGAATCGATATCGTTGAGAACCGATTCATCGGTGTCAAATCTCGAGGATGTTACGAGTCTCCCGCCGCTACCATTCTCCGAGTCGCTCACATGGATCTCGAAGGTTTGACCTTGGACAGAAACGTCCGAGCCTTGCGAGATCAATTCATCACCACTCAACTCTCTCAAATCCTTTACAAcggtttcttcttctcccccgAACGAGAGTTCGTCACTGCTGCTATCCCCGCTTCGCAGAAGACTGTCAACGGTTTGGTCCGATTGAAGTTGTACAAGGGTAACGTGATTGTTGAGGGACGAGATGCCGATGAGGGTCTCTACGATGCCAAGTTCTCCTCCATGGACGAAATGGGCGGTTTCGAACCTACCGCTACCTCCGGATTCATCGAGATCTCCAGTATTCGAATCAAAGCTTGGGGACGACAAAA CGTTAAACGAGGACAAGGTGGTGTGTCTCCTAAAGACGTATACCACCGAGAGTAA